The Nitrobacter hamburgensis X14 genome contains the following window.
GGGATTTGGTCCTTAAAAGCAGCTAAAGCCTGCGCCGCACGATCGCGGTCCGCTGCGCGCCCTTCCAGCGGTTACCCGCCCAGGCGGCAAGAAGATCAACCTACCCGCAGGTTTTCTGCTGAGGTCTTTCCCTTGTTCGCTACTTCCTCGTAGCTCACCTTGGCGCCCTCATTGAGCGAGCTAAGGCCAGCCCTCTCCACGGCCGAGATATGGACAAACACGTCCTTGCCGCCACTGTCGGGTTGAATAAATCCGAAACCCTTTGTCGCATTGAACCACTTCACTGTACCTGTCGCCACGGCCGCACTCCTTTTGGAACGATCAAACTATCATGGGCGCCAGCTTAGCTTGCCGCAAGGAAAACCTGCCGGCGCTAACCGGCGGGCATCGTCGTTTTGACTGCTGGCGATTCGCAGACTGTCAGTCGATCCAGCCGCCATAGCCTTGGAACACGAGGATCGGCCGGCTTGTAATACGAACGACCTTTGCTCTGATCGAACCCAATCGC
Protein-coding sequences here:
- a CDS encoding cold-shock protein, translated to MATGTVKWFNATKGFGFIQPDSGGKDVFVHISAVERAGLSSLNEGAKVSYEEVANKGKTSAENLRVG